In the genome of Capricornis sumatraensis isolate serow.1 chromosome 4, serow.2, whole genome shotgun sequence, the window GCTCAGGATCCTCCTCTTAGAGGGGGAGACACACAGGGAGACACAAAGCAGAGCCGTGACTCCAGGGTTAGGGGCTGGGGTGCTCGCCTCTCCCTAAGCCATCAGTTGGTTTCGGCAAGTTATTCCCTTTCAAACAGGTATGTGAGTCAGGGTTCAGAATAAATCAGGACCCATCACTCCCCACCCCATTCCAACCTATAAAGCTCCCTCCACCGACTGCAGTTTCCTTTCTTCCCGCTGGACCCAGTAATTCTGCCCATCACCTACAGGAAAACAACTGTTTTCTGAAGCAAAAATCAGAGAAGTTGGGGCCTGCAGAGAAGTTTGTTTTAAGAAGGAGGTTGGAAAACTTTGGTTTGGCACCCAACAATGTTGGGACTTGAAAGACATTTCAGTGTTTATAACAGAGATAGCAGGGTGGAAGGATTGAAACTAGGACGTTAGACCTGGAATGCCTGGCCTCCACACATACAGGACCTGTGAGACAGACACAAGGGACACAGCAGGAAGGGAATGAGTCTGTCCAGGCAATTGGCTTAtgagcagctgggctgcctgttCCCCTCTGCCGGCTGAGGGCGCTCCCTGTGCAGTCCTAGGTGACAGGAGCACCTGTCACAGGTGTGTGGCCTTTGGCCTGCACATTCACAGTCACTCATTTAACATCTACTCATCAATCACAAGGTGCCGGCAAAGTGCTAGACACTGGATGTATAGAGCAAGCCAGGAAACAGCCATGCCAGGGAGCCACACCGGCTCTGAAAGCTGCTTCTCAAAAGGATCACTAGGAAGTAATCAGGCAAAGGGCTAGAGGTGTTGGGAAGCCCGAGAATGGTGTTCCAGAAAGAGTGAGAGGGTGAGCATTCTCAGAAGGGATAAAGGTGATGGACCTAGCCGTTTGTTCCTGTCTGACAGCCCTCACCTGTTggttgagggggtgggggaggctttTTGGGGACAACCCTCCTTTTTCGGTGCTTCTTCATCAGCTCTGGGCTCTGTTTTTCCTCCAGCCTTTTGATGAGTTTGTTGAGAGTGGATGTCAGGGCCAGCATAGCCCGATCGCGCTCTGACTCCTTCTTCAGCCCGTCTGGGTCtagctctttctctgtctgggagGCCCAAGATGGGGGTGGAGAGTCAGGGATCTGGGGAGTGAGGGGCTATCCAGGCTCTACAAAGGAGTAATGGCTAAGTCTCATCCTTCTCACAGATCCCCTTCCCCACCGTCCCAGTCTTAATTAAGCAACTAGCACTTCAGGGCTCCTGGCTGAATGCCCAAGGCAGGCGCAGCATGGCCCGGGTTCTCTCCCAGCCCCTCAACTGGTTCCGCCTACCGGCGCAGGCAGCCAAGTAAGCTGGAAGCTGCAGGCGGGAGAGCAGAGCTCACCTCCTGGATGATGTTCTCCAGCTCCCGCTCCATGCCAGCCTTCACCTCCTCCCGGAGCCGCTCTCGGTCTGATGGGAGCAGTATACCTTCCAGTTCCTTCTCAAATTCTCCCAGCAACTGCCGTTCATCCTCATCTTCGTCTTCATCCTCATCATCCTCCTCTTCTTCAACCTCGTTCTGCTGTTCTGGGTCTCCCTTTTCCTTCacctctggtttcctggaaggGACTTCTGTAGCACTGTCTCCAGGCTGCTCCTGGCCTGTGTTTGGCTTCCCCTTTGGATGGGTGAGGatcaggagaaagagaaatggcaGATGGTTGGGCTTTCCATAGAGACAAacagtgtggggtggggggcagacagCAGGGATGTGGTTTAGTTGGGGACTCATGAGGAGTAAAGGAAGTTGAGGCAACTCTGTGGGCCCAGTTCAGGGGTGGTGTTCCGGGTGCCCCCAGAAGGGAGAAAGGTTCCAACTTTCCCGGGAGCAGGGCTCATACCTTTCTTGTTCCACCCTTCAGCTCCTCTATCAATCTAATCAAGTCTGCGGGACTCCGAATGACTTTGACCTGTACGTTGTTCTGAAAATCTGAGATGAAGGAATAGGAATAGATCATAAACTAATTCTACTCTTACTTCCTAAGAAGAGGAGTTAAGGAAGTCAAGGAAGGACATGGTCCCTGGCTCCAGGAACTACCTGTCTGGTCTGAGAGACAGTGGCCAACCCACCCCTCCAAAGAGCACTTAGGGGGCCTAAGGGGGCCTCACAGGTGAGAGAGAAGGATGCTAACAGGCTGCCAAGTTACCTGCTCTTTCACGTGCCACTGATGGCTTCCTGGCAATCAACCTGGCTTTTAGGTCAACAGAAGAGATTCTGGGACCAAGGGCTCCTCCTCCCTGAATCCTGTTCTCCCCACAAATACAAACCCTTTTTTGTCTACTCAGTTCCAGGGATTGTATTGTAAACTAGATtcattctcatttaatcctgtAACAGCCCTCTAAGTTAGGGGCTATTGCCCACATGCTATGGGTAAGGAAATTGAGCTTGAGTGAAATTATCCAGGACTATAAAGTCAGGCAAGCAGTGGAACCACTATGTTCTGCTACCCCCCTAGAGAAGCACTGCTGTCTCTAAAAAGGAATCTGCTGCCGGCCTGGCTGCTCAGCCTCCCTCCTAGTGTCTAGGTCTATCCCCACGCCATGCTTGCCAACCTGAAAACACATGCAAGCAGTATAGGAGACATGGGGAGTTCACTCACCGTCGGGAGAGGTTGGCGGTGGGTCTATGGCTTCAAGGTTTGGTTCCTGCTCCTGATGGGGAGAAAAGGGCAGAGTCAAGTACACAGGCTTTTCTGCATGCCAACCAAACTCTTAAGGCACTGCCTCTGGGTATGGTCTTGCATCCCTAGATAAAAAGAGGTCATCTCATAATGAACCTCAGCTTGAGTGGCCCTCCGACCCAAAGCCCATGTTCAGCCTCCTCAGAGAAGTGGCTAGGAAGCTGGCTCTCACCTCAGCCTGTGTCTCCTCCCTTTCTTGGGGCTGTTCCTCTGGCTCATGAAGCATCTTCCAGAAATCTGATTCCTTACTGTTCTCCTTGGCTGGGCTTGCACCTagaatacagaaaacaaagagaaacctgAAAGGATAGATGGGATATGCTTCCCTCTTCTATTGTGAGGGGTTAGGGCCTGTAGtactccttcccccaccccaaaagTCAGGGCTGTTGGGCTGTTCAAGACAGCACATCCCTGGGTGCACAGggcagtaacactgaagaaaggaagaagtggAGACGTGTGTCACGAAACAGGTGACTCAAGGACCTACCTGCTTTCTTTGGTGGCACCACCCCAGGCTTGGTCTCACTCCACACTGGAGGGCCCGGGTCTTGCCGCCGCCCCTCTAGGGCCCTGTCTCCGTACTGCTTTGAGTCTACCGGAAGATAGCGTGTCAGCGGGACGAGGATACGTTCTCAGCTCCCTGATACTTGATCTTCTGCCTGTCCCTCCCTTTGTGTCTGCTTCCTCCCTGTCCTCTTTTAATTACTCACCAGCTTGCCTCTGAATGTAGGCCATGTACTCCTCAGGCTGCAGGGCGGGGTGGCAGAGAATGGCCTGGGGGGCAGCACTGGGTGGGGGCCGAAGGAGTGGGTGAGGGCAGAGCCGAGGAGTTCGAATGGTCAGCACGTAAGAACAGGACAAGGGCTCATCTACTCGATCAATGTAGTCCCCAGAGATACCAGCACCCTCATCACAGAGGAACTGCCAGGACAGGAGGATGAATAAATAGTAATCACCACCAACCATTACTGTTATTCTTAAAACAGTTGTCTGCTATTAAGGACTTACAgtctgtcaggcactgtgctctgTGCCTTGTGTATATGGTGCTATATATGCATTGTTAGTGTTTAGTTGCTACGTTGgatctgacttttttgcaaccctatggactatagcctgacaggctcctccctccatgggatttcccaggcaagaatacctggagtgggttgccatttccttctccaggagatcttctgacccagggatggaacccccatctcctgcattggcaggtggattctttaccactgagccaccaggggagccctttacatgcactgaagtgaagtgaagtcactcagtcctgtctgactctttgcgaccccgtggactgtagcctgccaggctcctctgtccatgggattctccaggcaagaatactggagtgggttaccatttccttctccaggggatcttcccgacctagggataaaacccaggtctcccgcattggaggcagacgctttaacctctgagccaccagggaagcccttacatgcattagctcatttaattatCACGACAACCCAGTGAGGGGGGTAACATTATCTCAACTCTGTGGCTCAAGATACAGGGGTTTGATATAGTTGAGGGACTTGTTCAGGCTGACCAGCTGGTAAGTGGTAAAAATACGAATTGAACTTGGGCAACTTAACTGTAGGTAACCAGCTGATTTCTGTTTCATGTTCTTGCTTTATGTAAATACAGTATGTACATACTTAtacatatttgatatatatttttatatgtatttgaaatatgtatattctgtgtgtgtgtgcatgtgtgtatgattttaaaaaactttaaacagTTCTAAGGTCTTTGTATTAATCAGAAAGAGAGTAAAGATATCAATTAATGTTAGCCTTTGATTAGTTAGGATTCACCCCTGtaatttctggggcttccctggtggctcagcagtaaagaatccgcttgccaatgcaagagatgtgggttcgatcctcgggtcaggaagatcccctggaagaggaaatggcaacccactccaatattcttgcctgggaaatttcatggacagaggagcctggcagggctgctgctgctgctactgctgctaagtcgcttcagtcgtgtccgactctgtgcgacatggagttgcaaagagttggacatgactgagcttgcacacacacacactctgtaaTTTCTAAAGTAACTGTTACAAGTAGAAGAGAGGTCCCACTTCTGAGTGGCAGCCCGAGGAGCTCTGCAGATCCACTCCCTAGTGAAATTCCGTAACTggtgaacacttttttttttaactcaggcATTTAAAATCTCTGGAAATTTTCCTAAGGACGTACAACAAATTAAGAAACATCTATTCAAGAAAATCCACTAAATCTTGAATAGTGTAAGTTTATAGTACTTGGGCCATGACCCTCCTTCTTTTCTCTCAACCCTGACTTCACAGCTCAGACAGATGCTCCATTCCAGGTGAGTAAGTTCCAAAAAATGGGGCTTCTATCCCCTCAGCAACCAGTCAAGAGATATGGTATGTCACCAGAGGGGCAGGCCACCAATATTCCTCAATCCTCTCTAGTTACAAGTTGCAGAGAATACTTGCTGAATACGGTCAAGAGACTGAGGACTCCCTCCACCCAGCCCCGCTCATAGGACAGTGGCTGCACCTCAGGAGCAGAAGGACAGGAATACTGGGCCTTGATCACCCTCACCACAGATCACTAAAAGGGCAGAGGCTTCACAACAGAGATGAGAACTGAGAGGACCAGAGGCTATCACCCCTGCCCAGGTCTCTGCTCATAAAACAGGAGCGTCACTCTGACAGAACTGGGTCAGTGTCTCTGACATCAGCTCCAGAGAAGGGGCTTAGAGATTCTGCCAGGGGGAGAGGCAATCCATTAGAACAGAAAGCTCCAAAGGTCTTTCCAAATGAACTGACTTCTTGTCAAACAGTATGAGGAAGTTTAAGCCTAAGGGCActttccaaaaaatgaaaaaaattggagGTAAGCACTAAAGAGGAGGCTGGTATCATCAAAAACAACCCTGGTACAGAAGCCCAAATTTAACTGGATCAGATTATGGAGCAACTTATGCCCCACATGTCAAAAACTGCAGAGCAGTTGGCTAGCAATTAATGAGTATGAACAGCTGGGTATGACATCGGCAGAGGCAGACAGATTAACACATCAGCAAGAGAGACAGTCAAAGCGAGCCCTGCTGACACACCATCATCCACTGTGGCTGTGTGCATGCCCATGGCTGTGCCCTCAGAGGAGTGACATCAGGGCTTCATACTGCAAGAGGAGTAGGCCTCACTAAAATAGCTCAGCCAAGTCACGAAAGAAACAAGCAAATGACCAAAACATGTCTCATGGTGGAGGCCAACAATCAGTATCCAAACTTGCTCCAATATATTACCTAAAATATTTTaggtatattttaatatatttttgttcaCTTTTCAGCAAAAAATTATGAGATATGCAAAGAAACAAAGTGTGATCCATACACGGAAAAAGCAGGCAACAGAAAATGCCTGTGAGAGGAGACAGATGTTAGATTTCagagagaaacattttaaagtagtCATTATGATAAATTCAAAGAGCcaaaaatttaaatcatataaAGTATGTTCtcctataattaaaaaatatacatgcaccccctatgttcacagcaacactatttacaaaaaccaaaacatggaaacaacctaaatgtccattgacagatcaatggataaagatgtggtgcataagcacactggaatactactcagctgtgaacaagaatgaaataatggcattcgcagcaacatggatggacctctagagattatcatactaaatgaagtgattcagaaagagaaagacaaataccttatTATATCACTTAcataaatctaaaatatgatgcaaatgaacttatctatgaaacagaaatctactcacagacatagagaacagacttgtgattgccaagggggaggggaggtggagaaGAGAAGGACTGGAGGTTTGAAGCTAGCAGAtgcgaaagtgaaagtcgagcagtcgtgtccaactctttgtgaccccatggactgtagcctgccaggctcctctgccagtggaattctccagccagaatgctggagtgggcagccattcccctctccaggggaccttcccaatgcagggattgaacccaggtttccc includes:
- the OS9 gene encoding protein OS-9 isoform X2 → MAAETLLSSLLGLLLLGLLLPASLTGGVGSLNLEELSEMRYGIEILPLPVMGGQSQASDVVIVSSKYKQRYECRLPAGAIHFQREREEEAPAYQGPGIPELLSPMKDAPCLLKTKDWWTYEFCYGRHIQQYHMEDSEIKGEVLYLGYYQSAFDWDDETAKASKQHRLKRYHSQTYGNGSKCDLNGRPREAEVRFLCDEGAGISGDYIDRVDEPLSCSYVLTIRTPRLCPHPLLRPPPSAAPQAILCHPALQPEEYMAYIQRQADSKQYGDRALEGRRQDPGPPVWSETKPGVVPPKKAGASPAKENSKESDFWKMLHEPEEQPQEREETQAEEQEPNLEAIDPPPTSPDDFQNNVQVKVIRSPADLIRLIEELKGGTRKGKPNTGQEQPGDSATEVPSRKPEVKEKGDPEQQNEVEEEEDDEDEDEDEDERQLLGEFEKELEGILLPSDRERLREETEKELDPDGLKKESERDRAMLALTSTLNKLIKRLEEKQSPELMKKHRKRRVVPKKPPPPPQPTEEDPEHRVRVRVTKLRHGGPNQDLTVLEMKRENPQLKQIEGLVKDLLEREGLTAEGKIEIKIVRPGTEGTEEDARWLTDEDTKNLKEIFFNILVQGAEEAQKERQRQKDLESNYRRVWGSPGGEGTGDLDEFDF
- the OS9 gene encoding protein OS-9 isoform X5: MAAETLLSSLLGLLLLGLLLPASLTGGVGSLNLEELSEMRYGIEILPLPVMGGQSQASDVVIVSSKYKQRYECRLPAGAIHFQREREEEAPAYQGPGIPELLSPMKDAPCLLKTKDWWTYEFCYGRHIQQYHMEDSEIKGEVLYLGYYQSAFDWDDETAKFLCDEGAGISGDYIDRVDEPLSCSYVLTIRTPRLCPHPLLRPPPSAAPQAILCHPALQPEEYMAYIQRQADSKQYGDRALEGRRQDPGPPVWSETKPGVVPPKKAGASPAKENSKESDFWKMLHEPEEQPQEREETQAEEQEPNLEAIDPPPTSPDDFQNNVQVKVIRSPADLIRLIEELKGGTRKGKPNTGQEQPGDSATEVPSRKPEVKEKGDPEQQNEVEEEEDDEDEDEDEDERQLLGEFEKELEGILLPSDRERLREEVKAGMERELENIIQETEKELDPDGLKKESERDRAMLALTSTLNKLIKRLEEKQSPELMKKHRKRRVVPKKPPPPPQPTGKIEIKIVRPGTEGTEEDARWLTDEDTKNLKEIFFNILVQGAEEAQKERQRQKDLESNYRRVWGSPGGEGTGDLDEFDF
- the OS9 gene encoding protein OS-9 isoform X1; translation: MAAETLLSSLLGLLLLGLLLPASLTGGVGSLNLEELSEMRYGIEILPLPVMGGQSQASDVVIVSSKYKQRYECRLPAGAIHFQREREEEAPAYQGPGIPELLSPMKDAPCLLKTKDWWTYEFCYGRHIQQYHMEDSEIKGEVLYLGYYQSAFDWDDETAKASKQHRLKRYHSQTYGNGSKCDLNGRPREAEVRFLCDEGAGISGDYIDRVDEPLSCSYVLTIRTPRLCPHPLLRPPPSAAPQAILCHPALQPEEYMAYIQRQADSKQYGDRALEGRRQDPGPPVWSETKPGVVPPKKAGASPAKENSKESDFWKMLHEPEEQPQEREETQAEEQEPNLEAIDPPPTSPDDFQNNVQVKVIRSPADLIRLIEELKGGTRKGKPNTGQEQPGDSATEVPSRKPEVKEKGDPEQQNEVEEEEDDEDEDEDEDERQLLGEFEKELEGILLPSDRERLREEVKAGMERELENIIQETEKELDPDGLKKESERDRAMLALTSTLNKLIKRLEEKQSPELMKKHRKRRVVPKKPPPPPQPTEEDPEHRVRVRVTKLRHGGPNQDLTVLEMKRENPQLKQIEGLVKDLLEREGLTAEGKIEIKIVRPGTEGTEEDARWLTDEDTKNLKEIFFNILVQGAEEAQKERQRQKDLESNYRRVWGSPGGEGTGDLDEFDF
- the OS9 gene encoding protein OS-9 isoform X3 codes for the protein MAAETLLSSLLGLLLLGLLLPASLTGGVGSLNLEELSEMRYGIEILPLPVMGGQSQASDVVIVSSKYKQRYECRLPAGAIHFQREREEEAPAYQGPGIPELLSPMKDAPCLLKTKDWWTYEFCYGRHIQQYHMEDSEIKGEVLYLGYYQSAFDWDDETAKASKQHRLKRYHSQTYGNGSKCDLNGRPREAEVRFLCDEGAGISGDYIDRVDEPLSCSYVLTIRTPRLCPHPLLRPPPSAAPQAILCHPALQPEEYMAYIQRQADSKQYGDRALEGRRQDPGPPVWSETKPGVVPPKKAGASPAKENSKESDFWKMLHEPEEQPQEREETQAEEQEPNLEAIDPPPTSPDDFQNNVQVKVIRSPADLIRLIEELKGGTRKGKPNTGQEQPGDSATEVPSRKPEVKEKGDPEQQNEVEEEEDDEDEDEDEDERQLLGEFEKELEGILLPSDRERLREEVKAGMERELENIIQETEKELDPDGLKKESERDRAMLALTSTLNKLIKRLEEKQSPELMKKHRKRRVVPKKPPPPPQPTGKIEIKIVRPGTEGTEEDARWLTDEDTKNLKEIFFNILVQGAEEAQKERQRQKDLESNYRRVWGSPGGEGTGDLDEFDF
- the OS9 gene encoding protein OS-9 isoform X7, which encodes MAAETLLSSLLGLLLLGLLLPASLTGGVGSLNLEELSEMRYGIEILPLPVMGGQTKDWWTYEFCYGRHIQQYHMEDSEIKGEVLYLGYYQSAFDWDDETAKASKQHRLKRYHSQTYGNGSKCDLNGRPREAEVRFLCDEGAGISGDYIDRVDEPLSCSYVLTIRTPRLCPHPLLRPPPSAAPQAILCHPALQPEEYMAYIQRQADSKQYGDRALEGRRQDPGPPVWSETKPGVVPPKKAGASPAKENSKESDFWKMLHEPEEQPQEREETQAEEQEPNLEAIDPPPTSPDDFQNNVQVKVIRSPADLIRLIEELKGGTRKGKPNTGQEQPGDSATEVPSRKPEVKEKGDPEQQNEVEEEEDDEDEDEDEDERQLLGEFEKELEGILLPSDRERLREETEKELDPDGLKKESERDRAMLALTSTLNKLIKRLEEKQSPELMKKHRKRRVVPKKPPPPPQPTGKIEIKIVRPGTEGTEEDARWLTDEDTKNLKEIFFNILVQGAEEAQKERQRQKDLESNYRRVWGSPGGEGTGDLDEFDF
- the OS9 gene encoding protein OS-9 isoform X4; its protein translation is MAAETLLSSLLGLLLLGLLLPASLTGGVGSLNLEELSEMRYGIEILPLPVMGGQSQASDVVIVSSKYKQRYECRLPAGAIHFQREREEEAPAYQGPGIPELLSPMKDAPCLLKTKDWWTYEFCYGRHIQQYHMEDSEIKGEVLYLGYYQSAFDWDDETAKASKQHRLKRYHSQTYGNGSKCDLNGRPREAEVRFLCDEGAGISGDYIDRVDEPLSCSYVLTIRTPRLCPHPLLRPPPSAAPQAILCHPALQPEEYMAYIQRQADSKQYGDRALEGRRQDPGPPVWSETKPGVVPPKKAGASPAKENSKESDFWKMLHEPEEQPQEREETQAEEQEPNLEAIDPPPTSPDDFQNNVQVKVIRSPADLIRLIEELKGGTRKGKPNTGQEQPGDSATEVPSRKPEVKEKGDPEQQNEVEEEEDDEDEDEDEDERQLLGEFEKELEGILLPSDRERLREETEKELDPDGLKKESERDRAMLALTSTLNKLIKRLEEKQSPELMKKHRKRRVVPKKPPPPPQPTGKIEIKIVRPGTEGTEEDARWLTDEDTKNLKEIFFNILVQGAEEAQKERQRQKDLESNYRRVWGSPGGEGTGDLDEFDF
- the OS9 gene encoding protein OS-9 isoform X6: MAAETLLSSLLGLLLLGLLLPASLTGGVGSLNLEELSEMRYGIEILPLPVMGGQSQASDVVIVSSKYKQRYECRLPAGAIHFQREREEEAPAYQGPGIPELLSPMKDAPCLLKTKDWWTYEFCYGRHIQQYHMEDSEIKGEFLCDEGAGISGDYIDRVDEPLSCSYVLTIRTPRLCPHPLLRPPPSAAPQAILCHPALQPEEYMAYIQRQADSKQYGDRALEGRRQDPGPPVWSETKPGVVPPKKAGASPAKENSKESDFWKMLHEPEEQPQEREETQAEEQEPNLEAIDPPPTSPDDFQNNVQVKVIRSPADLIRLIEELKGGTRKGKPNTGQEQPGDSATEVPSRKPEVKEKGDPEQQNEVEEEEDDEDEDEDEDERQLLGEFEKELEGILLPSDRERLREEVKAGMERELENIIQETEKELDPDGLKKESERDRAMLALTSTLNKLIKRLEEKQSPELMKKHRKRRVVPKKPPPPPQPTGKIEIKIVRPGTEGTEEDARWLTDEDTKNLKEIFFNILVQGAEEAQKERQRQKDLESNYRRVWGSPGGEGTGDLDEFDF